One window of Nitrospirota bacterium genomic DNA carries:
- a CDS encoding type II toxin-antitoxin system RelE/ParE family toxin, whose translation MKIHWTDTAEGHLDAIYAYIARDSPEYAIRMVDRLTRRSQQIADFPLSGRKVPEFEMEQIREVIEGPYRIIYHIKPDQIDVLAVIHGSQVILNKDNS comes from the coding sequence ATGAAAATCCACTGGACAGACACGGCTGAAGGGCACCTCGATGCTATTTATGCCTATATTGCCCGAGACTCCCCTGAGTATGCCATTAGGATGGTTGATCGCCTAACGAGGCGTTCTCAGCAGATCGCAGATTTTCCCTTATCCGGCCGCAAAGTGCCGGAGTTTGAGATGGAACAGATTCGAGAGGTAATAGAAGGGCCATACAGGATTATCTACCATATCAAACCAGATCAAATTGATGTCTTGGCTGTAATTCATGGCTCTCAGGTTATTCTTAACAAAGATAATAGTTGA